Genomic DNA from Mesorhizobium sp. 131-2-1:
GGTCCTGGCATCGGGTGCGTAGCCCATCGCCAGCATCAGCGCCATGCACACCAGGATCAGCACCGGCCGCACCAGATAGGTCGGCGACAGCGCGAACAGCGCCCATGAATTCGCCCGCGCCAGGCCTTGCAGGAGGTCGCCCAGCGCGATCATCGGCAGGCAGATCACGCCGAGGATGAAGGGCACGACATAGTAGTTCTCGATCCAGGGCGAGAACAGCCAGACGCCCAGTGCGCCGAGGCCGGCGATCGCGGTCGAGGCGGCCAGCACGAACACCCGGCTCGCGACGACGATGCCGCGCAGCTCGGCGAGCAGGCCGCGCTCGCGATATTCGGGGATGAAGCGGATGACGGAGGTGTGGAAGCCGAGGCAGGCGAGGTTGCCGACGATCACCATCGTCACCCAGACCAGCACGAAGATGCCGTATTCGAACGAGCCCATCCAGCGCGCCATCAGCACCTGGCTGACGAAGGCGATGACGGCGCTGATGATGCGGATCGTAAAGGCGATCAGCGACATGCGGCCGGCCTCGCCGCGCTCGTCGGCGGTGAACAGCACGGCATCGATGCGGCCAAGCAACGGGCTCACGCGCAGCGCCCAGCGCTGCGGCAAAAACCGCCCGGCAGTCGTCGCCGCGGAAAAGCGCACCCCGATTATTCTCCGTTTTCCGCCTCTTTTCTGCGTTTTGGTCTAGCGAAAACACATTAAGAAACGGTTGGGTAGGGTGCCTTTCTCCCCGGCTCCATTCGGAGCGAAGGTGCTGGCAGGCGGATGAGAGGCAGCGCGAGCGTGCGAAGCGTCGCGCTGCGGCAAAACGGGGTGGGATTGCAGGGGCTGGGAAGATGGCAGGCCTCAAACGCGCCGCCGCCCCTCATCCTGCCTTTCGGGCCACCTTCTCCCCATGAACGGGGAGAAGGACGAGAGCGCCTTACGCGAACGCGCCGTGGCAGTGCTTGTATTTCTTGCCCGAGCCGCAGGGGCAGGCCTCGTTGCGGCCGATCTTGCCCCAGGTCGCCGGGTTCTTCGGATCGCGGTTCTCCGGCGCGACGACGGCACTGGCTTCCTGACGCACCAGCAGCGCCGTCTCGCCGAAGTCGTCCTCGCCGGTGGTGCCGTCGATATGGCTGCCGAACATGTCGGGGGCCGCGGGCGGCGGGGCTTCCGCCGCCTGGCGGACCAGCTCGACGCGCATCAGCTGCGCGGTGACGGCCTGGCGCAGATTGCCGAGCATGCCCTGGAACAGTTCGAAGGCCTCGCCCTTGTATTCCTGCAGCGGGTCGCGCTGAGCATAGCCGCGGAAGCCGACGACCGAGCGCAGATGGTCGAGATTGACGATGTGCTCGCGCCAGAGGTGGTCCAGCGTCTGCAGCACCACCGAGCGCTCGACATAGCTCATCACGTCAGGACCGAAACGCTCGGCACGCTCCTTGGCGGCGGCCTCGGCCGCGGCGGTGATGCGCTCGCGGATATCGTCCTCGGCGATGCCTTCTTCCTTGGCCCACTCCTCGACCGGCAGGTCGAGGTTGAGGAATTCGGCCACCTCGGCCTTGAGGCCGGCGACGTTCCACTGCTCGGCATAGGCGTTTTCGGGAATGTTCTTGGCGACGATCTCCTCGATGACGCCGTCGCGCATCTCGGCGATCGTCTCGGACAGGCCTTCGCCGTCCATCAGCTCGATGCGCTGCTCGAACACCACCTTGCGCTGGTCGTTGGAGACGTCGTCATACTTCAACAGGTTCTTGCGGATGTCGAAGTTGCGCGCCTCGACCTTCTTCTGCGCCTTTTCCAGCGCCTTGTTGATCCAGGGATGGATGATCGCCTCATCCTCCTTGAGGCCGAGCTTCTGCAGCATGCCGTCCATGCGCTCGGAGCCGAAGATGCGCATCAGATCGTCCTGCAGCGACAGGAAGAATTTCGAGCGGCCGGGGTCGCCCTGGCGGCCGGAGCGGCCGCGCAGCTGATTGTCGATGCGGCGCGATTCATGGCGCTCGGTGGCGAGCACGTAGAGGCCGCCGGCGGCGAGCGCCTTTTCCTTCAGCCGGGCGACGTCCTCGCGGATATCCTTTTCCTTCGCCTCGCGCTCGGGGCCTTCCGGCATGTCGCCAAGCTCTTCGGCGATGCGCATCTCGGCGTTGCCGCCGAGCTGGATGTCGGTGCCGCGGCCGGCCATGTTGGTGGCGATGGTGATGGCACCGGGCTTGCCGGCCTGGGCGACGATGGCCGCCTCGCGCTCGTGGTGGCGAGCGTTCAGCACTTCGAAATTCTTGAAGCCGTCCTTGCGCAGGCGCTCGGCCAGCTGCTCGGATTTCTCGATCGAGGTGGTGCCGACCAGGATCGGCTGGTCCTTTTCGCGCGCGTCCCTGATCTCCTTGACGATCGCCTTGTACTTCTCGTCGACGGTCCGGTAGACCTCGTCGTCCTCATCCTTGCGCACGACCGGCAGGTTGGTCGGGATCTCGGTGACCTCGAGATTGTAGATGTTTGCGAACTCCTCGGCCTCGGTCAGCGCCGTGCCGGTCATGCCGGCGAGCTTGTCGTACAGGCGGAAATAGTTCTGGAAGGTGACCGAGGCCAGCGTCTGGTTCTCCGGCTGGATCGCCACGTGCTCCTTGGCCTCGAGCGCCTGGTGCAGGCCTTCCGAATAGCGGCGGCCGGGCATCATGCGGCCGGTGAACTCGTCGATGATGACGATCTCGCCGTTGCGCACGATATAGTCCTTGTCCTTCTGGAACAGGCGGTGCGCCTTGAGCGCGTTGTTGACATGGTGGACGATGGCGACGTTCTCGACGTCGTAAAGCGACTCGCCCTTCAGCAGGCCGGCGTCGCGCAGCAGGTTCTCCAGCTTCTCAGTGCCTTCCTCGGTGAAGATGGAGGTCTTCTGCTTCTCGTCGATCTCGTAATCGGCCGGGCCGAGCTTGAGCATGAAGGCGTCGATGGTGTTGTACATCTCCGAACGGTCCTCGAGCGGACCAGAGATGATCAGCGGCGTGCGCGCCTCGTCGACCAGGATGGAATCGACTTCGTCGACGATGGCGTAGCTGTGGCCGCGCTGCACCATCTGGGCGCGCTCATACTTCATGTTGTCGCGCAGATAGTCGAAGCCGAGCTCGTTGTTGGTGGCGTAGGTGACGTCGGCGGCGTAGGCGTCGCGTCGCTCCTCGTCGGAGAGCCCGTGGACGATGACGCCGACGGTGAGGCCGAGGAACTTGTAGATGCGGCCCATCCATTCGGAGTCGCGGGTGGCGAGATAGTCGTTGACGGTCACGACGTGGACGCCCTTGCCGGCCAGCGCGTTGAGATAGACCGGCAGCGTGCCGACCAGGGTCTTGCCCTCGCCGGTGCGCATCTCGGCGATGCCGCCATTGTGCAGCACCATGCCGCCGATCAGCTGGACATCGAAGGGGCGCAGGCCAAGCACGCGGCGAGCGGCTTCGCGCACGGTGGCGAAGGCCGGTATCAAGAGATCATCGAGCGAGGCGCCGTTGGCGATATCCTGGCGGAATTTTTCCGTCCGGCCGCGAAGCTCGGCGTCGGAAAGCGCCCGCATCTCGTTTTCCATCGCATTGATGGCCTCGACGCGCGGCCGGGTCGCCTTCACCCGGCGATCGTTGGAGGAGCCGAAAACCTTACGGGCGAGACCGCCAAGACTGACCATCCAATGGTCCTTTCGATAGCATTCTTATTCGTTGCGACAGGCACCGGGCGGCCCCATCAAATCCGCGTGAAACGCGGACAAACGCAAAAAGCGCCCGGAAAACGGTTCTGGACGCAAAGTCGTTGGACAGATAAGAGGGGGCTCAAACGATGTCAACGCCGCGCTGGTCCTGCGGACCGCGCCAAATTCCGCCACAATCTGGCCGATCTGAAGCCATTCAGCCCAAGCAATCCCCACCGGAGTTAATCTTGATGACCTTATTGTTCCGCCGCGCGTCGCTCGCCAGCCTTGGCCTGGCATTCGGGCTGTCGGCTCTGTCGCTGTCGCCGGTCATGGCGCAGGAAGCCGCGCCGGCCCAGCCGGCCGCCCCGGCCGCCGCCGCCAAGCCGGTGGATCCGAACGCCGTGGTCGCGACGATCAACGGCCAGCCGCTGACCGAGGCGGACCTTGGGCTTGCCGAGGGCGAGCTGTCGCAGCAGTTCCAGCAACTGCCGCCCGAGCAGCGTCGCGCGGCCGCCCTTTCGGCGGCCATCGAGATCCGTGTCATGGCCGCCCAGGCGGTCGCCACCGGCCTCGACAAGGATGCCGATTTCCAGCGCCGCATGGCCTTTTTGCAGCAGCGCGCGCTGCATGGCGAGATGGTCGAGAAGAGCGTCGTAAACAAGGTGACCGACGCCGAGGTTCGCGCCCGCTACGACCAGGAGATCGCCAACACGCCGCCGGTCAACGAGGTGCATGCCCGTCACATCCTCGTGAAGACGAAGGAAGAGGCCGAGGCAATCATCAAGCAGCTCGACGGCGGCGCCGACTTCCAGAAGCTCGCCAACGAGCACACCAGCGATCCGAGCGGCAAGTCCAATGGCGGCGATCTCGGCTGGTTCGGACCGGGGCAGATGGTGCCGGAGTTCGACAAGGCGGCGTTCGCGCTCGAAGTCGGCAAATACACCAAGGAGCCGGTGCAGTCGCAGTTCGGCTGGCACGTCATCAAGCTCGAGGACAAGCGGGCCAAGCAGCCGCCGGCCTTCGAGGAGGTCAAGGACCAGGCCAAGCAGGCGGTCATCCGCGACAAGTATTTCGCGCTGGTGAAGCAGCTGCGCGCCGACGCCAAGGTCGAGATCCCCGACGCCAACCTGAAGAAGGCGGTCGAGACGATCGAAAGCGGCAAGTAAGCCGGCACGTGACACATCACAAAAAGGGCGCCGATCGGCGCCCTTTTTCGTTGGTGCCGTAGAATCGATCGTGTCGCGCCGGCTCCCTGAGCCTGGCGGCTATGAACGCTTGCCGGAAATGCCGGAGATCACATAGTGGACGGCGGCGCGCAGCGTGGCCTCGTCTTCGTCGAGACGGTTGGTCAACAGATGCCCCCAGGCATAGGAGGCGATCAGGTCGGCGACGATCTCGGCATCGACATCGGGCGCGACCTCGCCGCGCGCCTTGGCGCGCGCGATCAATTGGCCGGTGTGGGCTCGGCGTCCGGCCGCGTAGCCGGCCAGGGCCGCGGCCGCGTGGCTGTCCGACTGCGCTTCGGCGATGAGCGATCTGAACACATTGCCGGACGATGTCCGGCGCCAGTGCGAGAACAGGTTCTTCAGAAAGCCGACGAGGTCGTCCTCGAGATTGCCGGTATCGGGGACGTCGACGCGCTTCTGCCGCTGATAGACATCTAGCAGCAGGGCGGCCTTGCTCGGCCACCAGCGATAGATGGTCGGCTTTCCCGCCCGCGCCCGGCGCGCCACCGCCTCGATCGAAAAGCCGGAATAGCCGGCCTCCGTCAGCACCGCCTCGGCGGCGTCGAGAATGGCGCCGGCGCTGTCGGGGTTGCGCTTCGCGCCGATCGATTTGCGGCCGGGGCCGGCAGTCGTGCCCATGCTGATCTTCCTTGGCCGGTGAGTCCGTCACCAATCATATTGGGTTGCCCGCGCAAACGAAACGCCCCGTTCCGGGTTGCGCGCCTGCGCTCCAGCTTGCGAGGCACGCCCAGGACGCCTCTTGCGCCGGCGCGCCGTATCGGGCAAACCGGCCTTCCCTTTGCGATTTCCGCCGCTCGAGGTCCCCATGTCCGCAACGATTTCGCCGCTCGCGCCGAAGAAATATCCAAAAATGCCCGCCATCGAGGGCGTGCGCATCGCGACCGCCGAGGCCGGCATCAAGTACAAGAACCGCACCGACCTTCTTGCCATGGTCTTCGATCCGGGCACAACCGTCGCCGGCGTGTTCACCAGGTCGAAATGCCCGTCGGCGCCGGTCGATTTCTGCCGGCAGAACCTCGGCGCCGGCAAGGCGCGCGTGCTGGTCGTCAATTCCGGCAACGCCAATGCCTTCACCGGCAAGAAGGGCCGCGCTTCCACCGCGCTGACCGGCGAGGCGGCGGCCAAGGCGGCCGGCTGCGCCACCAGCGAGGTGTTCCTGGCCTCCACCGGCGTCATCGGCGAGCCGCTCGACACGGCCAAGTTCAGCCATCTGCTCGCCGGGCTGGTCAAGGACGGCAAGCCCGATCTGTGGACCGAGGCCGCCAAGGCCATCATGACCACGGA
This window encodes:
- the secA gene encoding preprotein translocase subunit SecA, with amino-acid sequence MVSLGGLARKVFGSSNDRRVKATRPRVEAINAMENEMRALSDAELRGRTEKFRQDIANGASLDDLLIPAFATVREAARRVLGLRPFDVQLIGGMVLHNGGIAEMRTGEGKTLVGTLPVYLNALAGKGVHVVTVNDYLATRDSEWMGRIYKFLGLTVGVIVHGLSDEERRDAYAADVTYATNNELGFDYLRDNMKYERAQMVQRGHSYAIVDEVDSILVDEARTPLIISGPLEDRSEMYNTIDAFMLKLGPADYEIDEKQKTSIFTEEGTEKLENLLRDAGLLKGESLYDVENVAIVHHVNNALKAHRLFQKDKDYIVRNGEIVIIDEFTGRMMPGRRYSEGLHQALEAKEHVAIQPENQTLASVTFQNYFRLYDKLAGMTGTALTEAEEFANIYNLEVTEIPTNLPVVRKDEDDEVYRTVDEKYKAIVKEIRDAREKDQPILVGTTSIEKSEQLAERLRKDGFKNFEVLNARHHEREAAIVAQAGKPGAITIATNMAGRGTDIQLGGNAEMRIAEELGDMPEGPEREAKEKDIREDVARLKEKALAAGGLYVLATERHESRRIDNQLRGRSGRQGDPGRSKFFLSLQDDLMRIFGSERMDGMLQKLGLKEDEAIIHPWINKALEKAQKKVEARNFDIRKNLLKYDDVSNDQRKVVFEQRIELMDGEGLSETIAEMRDGVIEEIVAKNIPENAYAEQWNVAGLKAEVAEFLNLDLPVEEWAKEEGIAEDDIRERITAAAEAAAKERAERFGPDVMSYVERSVVLQTLDHLWREHIVNLDHLRSVVGFRGYAQRDPLQEYKGEAFELFQGMLGNLRQAVTAQLMRVELVRQAAEAPPPAAPDMFGSHIDGTTGEDDFGETALLVRQEASAVVAPENRDPKNPATWGKIGRNEACPCGSGKKYKHCHGAFA
- a CDS encoding peptidylprolyl isomerase, which gives rise to MTLLFRRASLASLGLAFGLSALSLSPVMAQEAAPAQPAAPAAAAKPVDPNAVVATINGQPLTEADLGLAEGELSQQFQQLPPEQRRAAALSAAIEIRVMAAQAVATGLDKDADFQRRMAFLQQRALHGEMVEKSVVNKVTDAEVRARYDQEIANTPPVNEVHARHILVKTKEEAEAIIKQLDGGADFQKLANEHTSDPSGKSNGGDLGWFGPGQMVPEFDKAAFALEVGKYTKEPVQSQFGWHVIKLEDKRAKQPPAFEEVKDQAKQAVIRDKYFALVKQLRADAKVEIPDANLKKAVETIESGK
- a CDS encoding TetR/AcrR family transcriptional regulator, which produces MGTTAGPGRKSIGAKRNPDSAGAILDAAEAVLTEAGYSGFSIEAVARRARAGKPTIYRWWPSKAALLLDVYQRQKRVDVPDTGNLEDDLVGFLKNLFSHWRRTSSGNVFRSLIAEAQSDSHAAAALAGYAAGRRAHTGQLIARAKARGEVAPDVDAEIVADLIASYAWGHLLTNRLDEDEATLRAAVHYVISGISGKRS